A DNA window from Streptomyces sp. B21-083 contains the following coding sequences:
- a CDS encoding MerR family transcriptional regulator — protein MDDKHMQIGEVASRTELSLRTIRHYEEAGLVAPSARSQGGFRLYTETDVARLMVIRRMKPLGFTLDQMRDLLDATDRLDSDSALAGAEREALLDRVRMYEQAATEQVERLRVQLARAEDFAATLNARLEHDAAPSTSAERA, from the coding sequence GTGGACGACAAGCACATGCAAATCGGGGAAGTAGCCTCGCGCACCGAGTTGTCCCTGCGCACCATCCGCCACTACGAGGAAGCCGGCCTCGTCGCCCCCTCCGCCCGTTCCCAGGGCGGCTTCCGCCTCTACACCGAGACCGACGTCGCCCGGCTGATGGTCATCCGCCGTATGAAACCCCTCGGCTTCACCCTCGACCAGATGCGCGACCTGCTCGACGCCACCGACCGCCTCGACTCGGACAGCGCGCTCGCCGGTGCCGAGAGGGAGGCGTTGCTGGACCGCGTACGAATGTACGAGCAGGCTGCCACCGAGCAGGTGGAGAGGCTTCGCGTCCAACTCGCCCGGGCAGAGGACTTCGCGGCCACGCTCAACGCCCGTCTGGAACACGACGCGGCGCCGAGCACCTCTGCCGAGCGTGCCTGA
- a CDS encoding SulP family inorganic anion transporter: MSSSALSSAARLRGLRPDWLSDPKVWRTEVLAGLVVALALIPEAISFSVIAGVDPAIGLFASFTMAVVISVVGGRPAMISAATGAVALVIAPLNREHGFGYLVAAVILAGAFQIALGALGVAKLMRFIPRSVMVGFVNSLAILIFMAQVPEMRNVPWAVYPLIISGLALMVYFPKVTKVIPAPLVSIVILTVITVAAGIAVPTVGDKGALPSSLPVPGLPDVPFTFDTLTTIAPYAFAMALVGLMESLMTAKLVDDITDTRSSKTRESIGQGIANIVTGFFGGMGGCAMIGQTMINVKVSGARTRLSTFLAGAFLMVLCIVFGPVVSDIPMAALVAVMVMVSFATFDWHSLAPKTLKRMPVGEITVMVVTVGFVVATHNLAIGVVVGSVTAMVIFAKRVAHLADVTAVTGPDGTTVVYRVTGELFFASSNDLVGRFDYATDADHVVVDLSAAHIWDASSVAALDAIETKYGQRGKTVEITGLNDPSAHLHGKLTGELASH, translated from the coding sequence TTGTCCTCTTCCGCTCTGTCTTCCGCCGCGCGCCTGCGTGGCCTGCGCCCCGACTGGTTGTCCGACCCGAAGGTGTGGCGAACCGAGGTCCTGGCGGGCCTCGTCGTCGCGCTCGCGCTGATTCCCGAGGCGATCTCGTTCTCGGTCATCGCCGGAGTGGATCCGGCGATCGGCCTGTTCGCCTCGTTCACCATGGCTGTGGTGATCTCCGTCGTGGGCGGGCGCCCGGCGATGATCTCGGCCGCGACGGGGGCCGTGGCGCTGGTGATCGCACCGCTGAACCGTGAACACGGCTTCGGTTACCTGGTCGCGGCGGTCATCCTCGCCGGCGCCTTCCAGATCGCGCTCGGCGCACTCGGGGTGGCGAAGCTGATGCGGTTCATCCCCCGCTCCGTGATGGTCGGCTTCGTGAACTCCCTCGCCATCCTGATCTTCATGGCGCAGGTGCCGGAGATGCGGAACGTGCCATGGGCCGTGTATCCGCTGATCATCAGCGGCCTCGCCCTGATGGTGTACTTCCCGAAGGTCACGAAGGTGATCCCGGCACCACTGGTGTCCATCGTCATCCTCACCGTCATCACCGTCGCGGCGGGGATCGCGGTGCCGACCGTGGGCGACAAGGGCGCACTGCCGTCCTCGCTGCCCGTGCCGGGCCTGCCGGACGTACCGTTCACGTTCGACACGCTGACCACGATCGCGCCGTACGCCTTCGCCATGGCGCTGGTCGGGCTGATGGAGTCACTGATGACCGCCAAGCTGGTGGACGACATCACCGACACCCGCTCCTCCAAGACCCGCGAGTCCATCGGCCAGGGCATCGCCAACATCGTCACCGGCTTCTTCGGAGGCATGGGCGGCTGCGCCATGATCGGGCAGACGATGATCAATGTGAAGGTGTCGGGCGCCCGCACCCGTCTGTCCACCTTCCTCGCCGGCGCGTTTCTCATGGTGCTGTGCATCGTCTTCGGCCCGGTCGTCTCCGACATCCCCATGGCCGCACTGGTCGCCGTCATGGTCATGGTGTCCTTCGCGACCTTCGACTGGCACTCCCTGGCCCCCAAGACCCTCAAGCGGATGCCCGTCGGCGAGATCACCGTCATGGTCGTCACCGTCGGCTTCGTCGTCGCCACCCACAACCTCGCCATCGGTGTCGTCGTCGGCTCGGTCACCGCGATGGTCATCTTCGCCAAGCGGGTCGCGCACCTCGCCGACGTCACCGCGGTGACCGGCCCCGACGGTACGACCGTGGTCTACCGGGTCACCGGCGAGTTGTTCTTCGCCTCGTCCAACGACCTCGTAGGCCGGTTCGACTACGCCACCGACGCCGACCACGTGGTCGTCGACCTGTCCGCCGCCCACATCTGGGACGCCTCCTCCGTGGCCGCCCTGGACGCGATCGAGACGAAGTACGGCCAGCGCGGAAAGACTGTCGAGATCACCGGCCTGAACGACCCCAGCGCGCACCTGCACGGCAAGCTCACCGGCGAACTCGCCAGTCACTGA
- a CDS encoding cysteine hydrolase family protein: MDRPTDTTTAGLALVVIDMINTYEHEDAELLVRSAERVVPVLAELIGRARSADAPVIYANDNFGLWRSHHGELVDTALSGPHAELIEPITPDAESLFVVKARHSAFYETPLSYLLWRLGVGHVVLSGQVTEQCVLYSALDAHIRHLGVTVPRDAVASIHPHLESAALEMMERNMDARITTAKEIDFVRPAAGPAPPPS, from the coding sequence ATGGACCGGCCCACAGATACGACGACGGCTGGACTCGCTCTCGTCGTGATCGACATGATCAACACATACGAACACGAGGACGCCGAGCTGCTCGTACGGTCCGCCGAACGTGTCGTACCCGTCCTGGCGGAACTGATCGGCCGGGCCCGCAGCGCTGACGCGCCCGTGATCTACGCGAACGACAACTTCGGGCTGTGGCGTTCCCACCACGGAGAGCTCGTGGACACCGCGCTGTCCGGACCCCACGCCGAGCTGATCGAGCCGATAACGCCGGACGCCGAGTCGCTCTTCGTGGTCAAGGCCCGCCATTCCGCCTTCTACGAGACACCGCTGTCCTACCTCCTGTGGCGACTGGGCGTCGGGCACGTGGTGCTGAGCGGTCAGGTCACCGAGCAGTGTGTCCTCTACTCCGCGCTGGACGCGCACATCCGCCATCTCGGGGTCACGGTGCCCAGGGACGCCGTCGCCTCCATCCATCCGCACCTGGAGTCCGCCGCCCTGGAGATGATGGAGCGCAACATGGACGCCCGGATCACCACAGCGAAGGAGATCGACTTCGTCCGGCCCGCCGCCGGACCCGCGCCTCCCCCGTCGTGA
- a CDS encoding HAD family hydrolase yields MTTKRAAIFDVDGTLVDTNHLHVVTWWEAFRQAGHRVPMRRIHRAVGLSGGDLLAHLLGDDRAPDEDEQLVAAHHALYATYFERLPALDAAGDLLRALAGRGWGIVLATSAGGAELAALRRAIGADDVILGAASADDVAEGKPAPDPVRLARELAGVPSERAVFVGDTVWDMKSAVRDGVAPVAVLSGGIPRVDLEAAGAREVYRDPADLLGHLDSSVFADLE; encoded by the coding sequence ATGACCACCAAACGCGCTGCGATCTTCGACGTCGACGGGACGCTGGTCGACACCAATCACCTGCACGTCGTCACCTGGTGGGAGGCGTTCCGCCAGGCGGGACACCGTGTCCCCATGCGGCGGATCCACCGTGCCGTGGGCCTCAGCGGCGGCGACCTGCTGGCCCACCTGCTCGGCGACGACCGCGCCCCCGACGAGGACGAACAGCTCGTCGCGGCCCATCACGCCCTCTACGCCACGTACTTCGAGCGGCTGCCCGCGCTGGACGCGGCGGGCGACCTGTTGCGCGCACTGGCCGGGCGGGGCTGGGGAATCGTCCTGGCGACATCGGCCGGCGGAGCGGAACTCGCCGCGCTGCGACGGGCCATCGGCGCGGACGACGTCATTCTCGGAGCGGCCAGCGCGGACGACGTGGCCGAGGGCAAACCCGCCCCCGACCCCGTCCGGCTGGCCAGGGAACTGGCCGGGGTGCCGAGTGAACGGGCGGTGTTCGTCGGCGACACCGTGTGGGACATGAAGTCCGCCGTACGGGACGGGGTGGCCCCCGTGGCGGTGCTGTCCGGCGGGATCCCGCGCGTCGACCTGGAGGCGGCGGGCGCCCGCGAGGTGTACCGGGATCCCGCCGATCTCCTCGGCCACCTGGACTCGAGCGTCTTCGCCGACCTGGAGTGA
- a CDS encoding LLM class F420-dependent oxidoreductase, giving the protein MVQIGYTMMTEQAGPRELVGHVVGAERAGFDFSVTSDHYFPWLRSQGHAPYAWSVLGAAAQATERIPLMTYVTCPTTRYHPAVVAQKAATVQLLSQGRFRLGLGSGENLNEHVVGGGWPAPHVRLERLEEAVEIIRSLFAGENVNHHGDHFDVENATLWDLPDAPPPIGVAVSGDRSCELAGRLADLVIATEPEPDLISAFDRHGGAGKPKVGQLPICYDTDRDAAIARAHDQFRWFGGGWPVNSELPGPAAFEGATQFVRPEDVARSIPCGDDVDAVVEAVRPYVDAGFTEVALVQIGGDHQEPYMEWAERKLLPALREL; this is encoded by the coding sequence ATGGTGCAGATCGGGTACACGATGATGACGGAGCAGGCCGGCCCACGCGAGCTCGTCGGCCATGTGGTCGGCGCCGAACGCGCCGGCTTCGACTTCTCGGTCACGTCCGACCACTACTTCCCCTGGCTGAGGTCCCAGGGACACGCCCCCTACGCGTGGAGCGTGCTCGGTGCCGCCGCGCAGGCCACCGAACGCATTCCCCTGATGACCTACGTGACATGCCCGACGACCCGCTACCACCCGGCGGTCGTCGCCCAGAAGGCCGCCACGGTGCAACTCCTCTCGCAGGGGCGGTTCCGCCTGGGACTCGGCTCCGGGGAGAACCTCAACGAGCATGTGGTGGGCGGCGGTTGGCCGGCCCCGCACGTCCGGCTGGAAAGGCTGGAAGAGGCGGTGGAGATCATCCGCTCGCTCTTCGCGGGGGAGAACGTCAACCACCACGGTGACCATTTCGACGTCGAGAACGCCACCTTGTGGGATCTGCCCGACGCGCCCCCGCCGATCGGTGTCGCCGTCTCGGGCGACCGCTCCTGCGAACTCGCCGGCCGTCTCGCCGACCTCGTGATCGCCACCGAACCCGAGCCGGACCTGATCTCCGCGTTCGACCGGCACGGCGGCGCGGGAAAGCCCAAAGTCGGCCAGCTGCCGATCTGCTACGACACCGACCGTGACGCGGCGATCGCCCGCGCCCACGACCAGTTCCGCTGGTTCGGCGGTGGCTGGCCGGTCAACTCCGAACTGCCCGGACCCGCCGCGTTCGAGGGTGCCACCCAGTTCGTACGGCCTGAGGACGTGGCCCGATCCATTCCCTGCGGGGACGACGTGGACGCCGTCGTCGAGGCGGTACGCCCCTATGTCGACGCGGGGTTCACCGAGGTCGCCCTGGTCCAGATCGGCGGCGACCACCAGGAACCGTACATGGAGTGGGCCGAGCGGAAGTTGCTGCCCGCCCTGCGTGAACTTTGA
- a CDS encoding ZIP family metal transporter encodes MADGVQAGLWGLVAGSALLLGAALGYGLRVPQKVIATVMAFGAGVLISAVSFELVGEAYKEAGLAPAVVGTLIGAFAYTGGNVWLARHGARHRKRSGHRRAQAQPSEAEQGGSGTALALGALLDGVPESAVIGVSLLDGGAVSLVTVAAVFISNVPEGLSSSAGMKKAGRTKGYVYGVWAAIAAASTVSAVLGYTVVGSFSPTVIAAVTAVAAGAILAMIADTMIPEAFDEAHLAIGLITVSGFLVSFALSHT; translated from the coding sequence ATGGCTGACGGCGTACAGGCTGGACTGTGGGGGCTGGTGGCGGGCTCGGCGCTGCTGCTCGGTGCCGCGCTGGGGTACGGGCTGCGGGTGCCGCAGAAGGTGATCGCGACCGTGATGGCCTTCGGGGCCGGCGTGCTGATCTCAGCGGTGTCCTTCGAACTGGTCGGGGAGGCGTACAAGGAGGCAGGGCTCGCGCCCGCGGTCGTCGGCACCCTCATCGGTGCCTTCGCCTACACCGGGGGCAACGTGTGGCTGGCCCGGCATGGAGCGCGCCACCGCAAGCGCTCCGGTCACCGACGGGCCCAGGCACAGCCCTCGGAGGCCGAGCAGGGGGGCTCCGGGACCGCGCTCGCGCTCGGCGCGCTGCTCGACGGCGTGCCGGAGTCCGCGGTCATCGGCGTCAGCCTGCTGGACGGCGGCGCGGTCAGCCTGGTGACGGTGGCGGCGGTGTTCATCAGTAACGTTCCCGAGGGACTGTCCAGTTCCGCGGGGATGAAGAAGGCCGGCCGCACCAAGGGGTACGTCTACGGTGTCTGGGCGGCGATCGCCGCGGCCAGCACGGTGTCGGCCGTCCTCGGTTACACGGTGGTCGGTTCCTTCTCCCCCACCGTGATCGCCGCGGTGACCGCGGTGGCGGCCGGGGCGATCCTCGCGATGATCGCCGACACGATGATCCCCGAAGCGTTCGACGAGGCTCATCTGGCCATCGGGCTGATCACCGTCAGCGGCTTCCTGGTCTCCTTCGCCCTCTCCCACACCTGA
- a CDS encoding MFS transporter, which translates to MSSASASAGSGRTITSSIPARLDRLPWSRWHWTIVIGLGTVWILDGLEVTVVGNISSRLSEPGSGLPITSGQVTGLAAALYVAGACVGALFWGRMTDRFGRKKLFMITLAVYLVATALTAVSFSTWWFFAFRFLTGFGIGGEYAAINSAIDELIPSFYRGRVDLIINGSFWIGAVGGSLLSIVALNTDILAPDVGWRLTFALGVVLGLVILVVRRHVPESPRWLLIHGREREAEEIVSSIERKIESEKGEPLPEPENEITIQQRKTVGFGEIARTVFATYRKRSVLGFSLFVGQAFLYNAITFGFGAILTTFFDVPSGNTGYYFAVIAVGNFFGPLLLGKLFDTVGRRVMISSTYLLSGVLLFGTAWLFDRGSLTATTLTACWCAVLFFASAGASSAYLTVSEIFPMETRAMSIAFFYAIGTAAGGITGPLVFADLTASGVVGDTVLAFQIGAGLMCAAGIVAALLAVNAERRSLEDIAKPLSAVASASAKVKGKVTGKVAGGASENVTGEGANPAPSAPA; encoded by the coding sequence ATGTCCAGCGCCAGCGCTTCGGCCGGATCCGGCCGCACCATCACCAGTTCGATCCCTGCCCGCCTCGACCGCCTCCCGTGGTCACGCTGGCACTGGACGATCGTGATCGGTCTCGGCACCGTATGGATCCTCGACGGCCTGGAGGTCACGGTCGTCGGTAACATCTCCTCCCGGCTCTCGGAGCCCGGCAGCGGTCTGCCGATCACCTCCGGTCAGGTCACCGGTCTCGCTGCTGCCCTGTACGTCGCCGGCGCCTGTGTCGGCGCCCTCTTCTGGGGCCGCATGACCGACCGCTTCGGCCGCAAGAAGCTGTTCATGATCACCCTGGCGGTCTATCTGGTCGCCACCGCGCTGACCGCGGTGTCCTTCTCGACCTGGTGGTTCTTCGCGTTCCGCTTCCTCACCGGCTTCGGTATCGGCGGCGAGTACGCGGCCATCAACTCCGCGATCGACGAACTCATCCCGTCGTTCTACCGCGGCCGGGTCGATCTCATCATCAACGGCAGCTTCTGGATCGGCGCGGTCGGCGGCTCGCTGCTGTCGATCGTCGCGCTGAACACCGACATTCTGGCACCGGACGTGGGCTGGCGGCTCACCTTCGCCCTGGGCGTGGTCCTCGGCCTGGTCATCCTCGTCGTACGACGGCACGTCCCCGAGAGTCCACGCTGGCTGCTGATCCACGGCAGGGAACGCGAGGCGGAGGAGATCGTCTCCTCCATCGAGCGGAAGATCGAGTCCGAGAAGGGCGAACCGCTTCCCGAACCCGAGAACGAGATCACCATCCAGCAGCGCAAAACGGTGGGCTTCGGTGAGATCGCCCGCACGGTCTTCGCGACCTACCGCAAGCGCAGTGTGCTGGGCTTCTCCCTCTTCGTCGGCCAGGCGTTCCTCTACAACGCGATCACTTTCGGCTTCGGCGCGATCCTCACGACGTTCTTCGACGTCCCGAGCGGCAACACGGGCTACTACTTCGCCGTGATCGCGGTCGGAAACTTCTTCGGCCCGCTGCTGCTCGGCAAGCTGTTCGACACGGTGGGCCGCCGGGTGATGATCTCCTCGACGTATCTGCTCTCCGGGGTGCTGCTCTTCGGCACGGCCTGGCTGTTCGACCGGGGATCGCTGACCGCGACCACCCTGACGGCCTGCTGGTGCGCGGTCCTGTTCTTCGCCTCGGCGGGCGCCTCCAGCGCCTACCTGACGGTCTCCGAGATCTTCCCGATGGAGACGCGGGCCATGTCCATCGCCTTCTTCTACGCCATCGGCACCGCCGCCGGTGGCATCACCGGCCCGCTGGTCTTCGCCGACCTCACCGCGTCCGGCGTGGTCGGGGACACGGTGCTCGCGTTCCAGATCGGCGCCGGCCTGATGTGCGCGGCGGGGATCGTCGCCGCGCTCCTCGCGGTGAACGCCGAGCGCCGTTCGCTGGAGGACATCGCCAAACCGCTGTCGGCGGTGGCGTCGGCCTCGGCGAAGGTCAAGGGCAAGGTGACGGGCAAGGTGGCTGGTGGGGCCTCGGAGAACGTCACGGGCGAGGGGGCGAACCCGGCTCCCTCGGCTCCGGCGTAG